CTCGCCCAGCAGGCCGAGTACCGCAGCCGGGGCGGGAAGTTCATCGTTCCGATCCCGCACGTGCATATCGTCTGATACCGCCATGCGATTGAACCCCACGCCACTCTCGGGCCTCTTCGTCGTCGAGATCGAACCGATCGCCGACGCCCGCGGCTTCTTCGCCCGCACCTGGTGCGGCCAGACGTTCGCATCGCAAGGATTGCCGGCATCGCTCGCCCAGTGCAGCGTGTCCGTCAATCCGAAGCGCGCGACGCTGCGCGGCCTGCACTGGCAGGCGGCCCCGCACGGTGAAACGAAAATCGTCCGCGTCACCAGCGGCGCGATCTTCGACGTCGCGGTCGATCTGCGCATCGATTCGCCGACGTTTCGCCTATGGTTCGGCGTCGAGTTGACATCAAGCAATCGCAAGTCGCTGTGCATCGGACCCGGGTTCGCGCATGGGTTCATCACGCTCGCGCCCGACACGGAAGTGCTCTACATGATGGACAAACCGCAGCACGCCGGTTCAGCCCGCGGAGCGCGATACAACGATGCGGCGTTCAAGATCGACTGGCCGCTCGCACCGGAGTGTCTCAGCGAGCGGGATGCGAATTACCCGGATTTCGAGGTGAGTCATGGCCTCTGACAAGCCGCGCATTCTGGTCGCCGGCGTCGGCGGGGCCTCGCTCGGCACCGAGGTCATCAAATGTCTGCGTCTGGCCGGCCGGTACGACATCGTGGGTTGCGACATTTCGCCGCTGGCGTTCGGGCTTTTTGAGCCGGGCGTCGAAGCGGCGCTCGTGCGGCGCGAGCATTACATCGAGGATGTGCTCGCACTGTGCAAACAACATCGCATCCGCGCGATCGTGCCCGGCGGCGAGCAGCCCATGTCGCTGCTCAGCGAAGCGTCCGATGCGTTCGGCGCGATCGGCGTGCCCATCGCCGTCAACGACCCGCGCGTCGTCGCTGTCTGCTCCGACAAGAGCCGCTGCTTTGATGAGCTGGCGCGGCTGAACATCGCCATGCCGCGCACGGTTTCGTTCGATGACGCCGCCGACCTGTCGAAATTGGCGGATGTGCCCATGCCCTGCGTCGTCAAGCCCGCGACCGGGTCCGGGGGAAGCCGCTTCGTCTTCCTCGCCGCCGACCGCGCCGAGGCGGAGCTTTATCTTCAGTACATCATCCGTCACGCCGGCCGGGCCCTCGCGCAGGAGTACATTCCGCTTGACGAAGGCGAGTTCACGATCGGCGTGCTGAGTCTGCCGAGTGGACAAGTGGTGAGCGTGGTGAGCATGAAGCGACTGTTCCACACCAAGCTCTCCGTCAGCGTCGCCACCGATTTCGGCCTCATCTCCAGCGGATATTCGCAAGGACTCATCGATCATTTTCCGCAGCTTGAGGCGGATGCGCGCCGCCTTGCCGAGTCGCTGGGCTCGACGGGGCCGATGAATATTCAAGCCCGCGTGCGCGGCGGGCGATTGATCGCTTTTGAAATCAATCCTCGTTTCTCCGCTTCGACGTATCTTCGGGCGTGCGCGGGCGTGAACGAAATCGACCTGTATTTGCGGCATATTCTCGATGGCGCATCGCCGACCCCCCCGGCGATCACACCCGGTTATTATCTCCGCAGTCTGACCGAAACATTCACCGCCGACGGGCACGCCCCATGACGCGCTGGATCACCGACCAACTCGGCACCGCGCCCTACGAGCAGGTTGACTCGCTGAGCGATTGCCACATTCTGGATGTGCGCGACCTGGTGGATCGCGGGGGCAACACGGCGGGCGCGGTTGCCGACCTACTTCATCAGGGCGCCGCGGCGATGAAGTCGGGGCGGAAGGTGGTTGTCTGCTGCGACCGGGGCATGTCGCGCTCCAATGCGATTGCGGCGGGCGTATTGGCGATGACCGGCAGCGATACGTTCAGTGCGGCCGTCGAGCGTGTGTTGACCGCCACCGGTGAAACGCAGATCAAACCGCAGATGATCGAAATCGTCGGGCGCGCCGGAGGATTATTGCCGATCCGCCGACGCACGTCGCCGACGAATGTCATCGTTACCGGCCCGGCGCTGCATCCGGATGATGCGCTCATGCCGGCGCTCACGGCCGCGTCGCTCGATACGACGATGATCGAAGGGGCCGCGCTGTCGAATGCGGCGCTGCTCCATTTGCGCACCATCGAATGCGATGCGGGGACGGTGCTGCATCTGGCTTCGCCGGCGGTGCCGCATGTCAATGAGGCGGTGGGTCAGACGCTTTCGATGCTCAAAAACGTGCTGGACGTGTGCGTGCTCAATGATCTGTATCTGGTTTACCTGAGCAGCGCGGAAGTGTTCAGCGGGCTGGACCACGAGCGCGTTGATGAACGCGCACCGGTGCGTCCGCGTTCGACGATCGGACAAACGCATGCGCTGGCCGAGCAGCTCATCGACATGCATCGCGCGGTGCATCAGCTTCGCGCGGCGGTGCTGCGGCCGGGCGTGGTGTACGGCGACCCGGCCCCCGGAAGCCCGCCGATGTTCTTGCGAACCTTCGTGCAGCGGGCGGCGGAGAACGAAGCGATCGTGACGCATGAATATCTCAACGGCGAGCCGGCGCTGGAGCTGCTGCACATCGATGACCTGCGTGCCGCGATGATTCATACGCTGCTGCGGCAGCCCGACGGGGTGATTCATCTGGGGACGGCGGAGGCGATGACCACGCGACAGATCGCCGAGTTCATCATCGGCGCGACCGGTTCGGCGAGCGAGCGGCGTACATTGAATCTCGATGACCGGGCCAGTAACATACGCCTTGGCTTTGACCGCGCGGAGCACGAGTTGGGCTGGACGGCCCAAATCGACCCCAGGGAGGGCCTGCGGCGGTACATCGCCCTGTGGAACGAAAGGAACGGACGCCCCCATGTCGGATGAACGCTCGGCTGAACTCTCGAGGCAAAAGGCCATCCCGTGGCAGCGCGGCAAGTTTTACGCGGCTTACGAAACGCTCGTCGCCGAGTACATCGTCCGCAGCGCGCTCGAGCACGCCAAGCCGCCGACGCTGCTGGATCTGGCCTGCGGCAACGGGATGCTGACGGGCATGATGGCCGAGCGGTTCCCCTTCGAGCGGATCGTCGCCGTCGATGCGTCGGAGCCGATCATCGCCGAGGCGCGGGCGGCGTATCCGAATTTCGAGTTCGTGCACGGCATGGCCGAGGACATCGACGAACCCGGCGCGTTCACCACGATCACGATGCTCAATCTGCTCGAACATGTGATGAACCCCGTCGATCTGCTGCGCTCGGTGAGCCGGAACCTCGCGGACGAGGGCGTCTTGATCGTCAATGTGCCCAACGCGATGGCGGCGAATCGGCGGATCTCGAAGATGATGGGATCGCTGACGGACGAGCACGAGCTTTCGCCCTTCGATCTCGATGTCGCCGGTCATCGGCGGTATTACGACATGGACCTGCTCAAGCAGCACGTGACCGAAGCCGGGCTCGACATCGTGACGACCGGCGGCGTGTTTTACAAGATTCTCTCGCAGGCGCAGATGAACTGGCTGCTGGAACAGAAGCAGTGGGACGAAGGCGTGTTCGGCTGGGGCCGCGTCGGGGCGGAGAAAGCCAAGGACTGGCGCAAGGCGTTCTGCGATGCGTGCTACGCGTACGGCAAGGAACGCCCTGAAGAATGCAACATGATCAACATCGTCGCCAAGCGCCCCGCCAAGTAAATCGACTCTACGGTTCAATCCACATGACCTCACCCGCTTCCGACAATCCCCCCGCCGCCGACATGACGCAGATGCGCCGGATGGGCATGAACTTCCTGCGCGACACGGCGGGCATCCGCTACACGTACAACTTCAAATGGCTCGGCGTGCCGATCATCCAGTGCCCGCAGGACATCGTCAGCGTGCAGGAGATCCTCTGGAGCGTCAAGCCCGATGTCGTCATCGAGACCGGCGTCGCGCACGGGGGCTCGCTGATTCTCTCGGCTTCGATCCTCGCCCTGCTCGGCGGCGAAGGCCGGGTGATCGGCGTCGACATCGACATCCGCCCGCACAACCGCGCGGTCATCGAAGCGCATCCGCTGGCCAAGCGCATCGACCTGGTGCAGGGGTCGGCGATCGACCCGGACATCGTGGCGAAGGTCAAAGCGATGGCGGCGGGGGCGAAGAACCCCTTGGTCATCCTCGATTCCAATCACACGCATGAGCATGTCATGGCGGAGCTGCGGGCGTACGCCCCGCTGGTCCGCGCGGGCAGTTACTGCATCGTGATGGACACCGGGATCGAGGACATGCCCGAAGGGTTTTATCCGAATCGGCCGTGGAACAAGACGGCGAACCCGAAGACGGCGGTGTGGGAATATCTCAAGGAATGCGACCGGTTCGAGATCGATCAGTCGATTCAGGATCGCCTGCTCATCACGGTCGCGCCGGACGGGTATCTCAAATGCATCAAGGACTGAGGGCCATGGAGCGGATTCCCGTCGCCGGGCCGTGGATCACCGAGCGCGAGGTGCGCTACGCCGCCGACGCCGCGGAGCACGGGTGGTACCACCGTGCGGGGGACTATCCCAAACGATTCGAGCAGGCGCTGGCGCAGTACATCGGCGTGGAGCATGCGGTGAGTCTGCCGCACTGCACGGCGGGGATTCATCTGGCGCTCGTCGCCATGAAAGTCGGGCCGGGCGACGAGGTGATCGTGCCGGATGCGACATGGATCGCGTCGGCGGCGCCGATCAACTACGTCGGCGCGACGCCGGTATTCGTCGATGTGGATCGGCGGACGTGGTGCATGGATGCGGCGGCGTTCGAGAATGCGATCACGCCGCGGACGAAGGCGGTCATTCCCGTCAACCTGTACGGTTCGATGCCCGACTGGCCGGCGATTCGTCGCGTGGCGGATCGACACAAGGTCCGGATCATCGAAGACGCCGCGGAGGCGATCGGTTCGACGCTCGGCGGGCGCAAGGCCGGGAGCTTCGGCGACGTCGGCGTGTACAGCTTTCATGGATCGAAAACGCTGACGACCGGCGAAGGCGGCATGCTCACGACGAACGACAAGGCCCTGTTCGACCGCATCCTGTTTCTGCGCGATCACGGGCGCCCGCCGGGCGATCGGTACTTTCGCAATACGGAAGTGGCGTTCAAATACAAGATGAGCCCGCTTCAGGCGGCGGTGGGCTTGGCGCAGATCGAGCGCATCGAAGAATTGGTCGCGCGGAAACGGGAAATTTTCGCGTGGTATGCGGAGTATTTGAAGGATGTGCCGGGCGTGACGCTCAACGCCGAGCCGATCGGCGTGCGGAACAGTTACTGGATGGTCACCGCGATCGTCGATGCGAAGTACGGATTGACGAGCCGGGATCTGATGGCGCGGTTTGATGAGCATCAGATCGATACGCGGCCGTTCTTCGCGCCGCTGACTTCGCTGCCGGCGTATGCGAATCACCCGCAGGTTGATTCGGCGGCAAAGCGGAATGTCGTGTCGTACGACCTGTGCCCGCGCGGGCTGAATCTGCCGTCGGCGATGTGCCTGACCCGCGAGCAGGTGGAGCGGGTTTGTCAGGTGTTGAAGGGGATTCTGTCTTCCGTTGAGAATTGACAAATGCCTAATGCCTAATGACAAATGCATTGGTCATTAGGCATTAGGCATTTGCTATTGGTTATATCGGAAGCGCGAATTGGTCGGCTTTCGAGATGACCCATTGGTTCATCCGCCGATGGCGAGTCGAATCGTGCGGCGGAGGCCGAGGCGGCGGGAGAGCATGCGGTAGAGTTTGAAGGATGAGTCGCACTCGGTGCGCAGGGCGGACCAGAGCAGATCGATCATCGACTTGGGCGCGCCGGTTCGGAGCCAGGTGCGCATCAGTTCCATGCGATCGGCCTGCGCCATGCGGGCGAGGTCGGCGGCGAGGTCGGTGCGCCAGTCGACGCCGGCGGATTCGAGTTCGGCAATGACGGGGTTGTAACGGTCGGCATAGCGCAGGCGACGATCTTCGACGCTCATGTTGTGCGAGAAGTTGCCGCCGTGATGACGGAAGATCGCGCCGACGCGGGGGTCATAGGCCATGCGCCCGCGCAGAAGAAGCCGGGCGGTGGTGATCAGGTCGGACACGGCCGGCGCGGCGTCGGAGTAGCCGCCGATGGCGAGGAAGTCGGAGGACTTAAACGCCAGCGCGGGGTGCATGAAGATGAAAGAATGGAGCATGCCGACGGCGACGCGCCGGCCGTCGAGGATGAACGGTTCGTCGCTGAGGATGCGATCGGTTGACGAGGCGACGGGGTCCATGAGCAGGACGGAGGTCATGTTGTTGACGAGGTCGCCGCGCCAGAGGGGCGTCGCGTAGAGAACGATGTCATCATGCGGCGCAACGGCGGCGTGACAACGGCGCAGAAAGTCATGATGAAGCAGGTCATCGTCCTGATTGACGACGAAGTACTGCCCGCGAATCCGGCGGGTCAGGAAGCGGAAGTTCTCGAATCCGCCGACGTTTTGATCGTGGCGGACGTACCGGATGCGCGGGTCGGAGAAGGAGGCGACGACGTCGGGTGTGTGATCGGTGGAGCAGTTGTCGGCGATGACCAGTTCGAAGTCGGGGAAGGATTGCTGGAGCAGATGGGCAAGACATTCGCGCAGGAAATCGGCGCGGTTGTAGGTCGGCAAACCGATGGTGAAAAAAGGTGCATCGTTCATGGGGCGCATCGCATCGGGCATCGTTCGGCGGCGTTGGCGGCCCCGACGACCGGCCATATACTAGCAGACTCTTCACAAGAGGATGACGGTGAACGCACCCGCGCCCGACACCGCGCCGCTCCATCACGCAAGCCCGATCCGCTGCACGATCAACGGCGCGACGGCCTGGGTTTCGCACGCCCTGACGCAGCGCCTCAATGTCAAACCGGCAAGGACGGCGAGTCTGATGGCGATTCTGCTCAACCGGGCCAGCGAGAAGCGCGTGCTCAAGACGAGTCTGCGGACGCGGGTCGTCGAAATCGACCTGGTCGGGCAGGCGTTCGTGATCAAGTGGCACACGCCCCCGCCGGGTTCGGAAGCGCTGCACCGGTTGTATCATCATCTGCGCTGCTCGCCGGCGTGGCGCGAATGGCACGGGGCGCATCGACTGGCCAAGCGCGGCATCCGGGTGTGCGAGCCGCTGGCATTGGTGCATGCGGGGGCGAGCGATGCGCTGCTCCTGCCGCGCATCCACGGCGTCGATCTGCATACCTATCTGACGCAGGAAATCCGCCGTGCGCCGCGGCGATGGGTGGCGGACGCGGTCGGCCGACAGATCGGCAAGATGACCAAGGAAGGCCTGGTCAACCGGGACCACAAGGCGCGGAACATCATGATTGATGCGGCGTGTGCGGGCGGGTCGGCGACGCCGGTGCTGATCGACCCGGCGGGGTTGCGGAAGCGGCGCAACGGGCCGCAGATCGACCGGATGCTGGCGCTGCTGTTGGAGACGGTGCCGGACAATGTGACGCGTCGGGAGGCATGTCGATGCCTGCGTGCGGCGATGCGGGCGGATCGAACGCTGGGGGCGTCGCTGCGGGAGTTGACCGAGCGCGTCAATGCGGCGTACCGGCGGAAAACGGGGCGGGGGCGATTCGGCTGACGTACACGGGGGACGCGGCATCGGCTATGATGTGCGACTTACTCAAAGGCGAATGGACCTGACCTATGCTCGACAATCTCACAGACAAGTTTTCGAACGTGTTCCGCAAGCTTTCGGGGCGCGGGCGCATCAGCGAATCGAACGTCGAAGAAGCGATGGCGGAAGTGC
This window of the Planctomycetota bacterium genome carries:
- a CDS encoding cephalosporin hydroxylase, which produces MTSPASDNPPAADMTQMRRMGMNFLRDTAGIRYTYNFKWLGVPIIQCPQDIVSVQEILWSVKPDVVIETGVAHGGSLILSASILALLGGEGRVIGVDIDIRPHNRAVIEAHPLAKRIDLVQGSAIDPDIVAKVKAMAAGAKNPLVILDSNHTHEHVMAELRAYAPLVRAGSYCIVMDTGIEDMPEGFYPNRPWNKTANPKTAVWEYLKECDRFEIDQSIQDRLLITVAPDGYLKCIKD
- a CDS encoding ATP-grasp domain-containing protein, whose protein sequence is MASDKPRILVAGVGGASLGTEVIKCLRLAGRYDIVGCDISPLAFGLFEPGVEAALVRREHYIEDVLALCKQHRIRAIVPGGEQPMSLLSEASDAFGAIGVPIAVNDPRVVAVCSDKSRCFDELARLNIAMPRTVSFDDAADLSKLADVPMPCVVKPATGSGGSRFVFLAADRAEAELYLQYIIRHAGRALAQEYIPLDEGEFTIGVLSLPSGQVVSVVSMKRLFHTKLSVSVATDFGLISSGYSQGLIDHFPQLEADARRLAESLGSTGPMNIQARVRGGRLIAFEINPRFSASTYLRACAGVNEIDLYLRHILDGASPTPPAITPGYYLRSLTETFTADGHAP
- a CDS encoding NAD-dependent epimerase/dehydratase family protein gives rise to the protein MTRWITDQLGTAPYEQVDSLSDCHILDVRDLVDRGGNTAGAVADLLHQGAAAMKSGRKVVVCCDRGMSRSNAIAAGVLAMTGSDTFSAAVERVLTATGETQIKPQMIEIVGRAGGLLPIRRRTSPTNVIVTGPALHPDDALMPALTAASLDTTMIEGAALSNAALLHLRTIECDAGTVLHLASPAVPHVNEAVGQTLSMLKNVLDVCVLNDLYLVYLSSAEVFSGLDHERVDERAPVRPRSTIGQTHALAEQLIDMHRAVHQLRAAVLRPGVVYGDPAPGSPPMFLRTFVQRAAENEAIVTHEYLNGEPALELLHIDDLRAAMIHTLLRQPDGVIHLGTAEAMTTRQIAEFIIGATGSASERRTLNLDDRASNIRLGFDRAEHELGWTAQIDPREGLRRYIALWNERNGRPHVG
- a CDS encoding dTDP-4-dehydrorhamnose 3,5-epimerase, which gives rise to MRLNPTPLSGLFVVEIEPIADARGFFARTWCGQTFASQGLPASLAQCSVSVNPKRATLRGLHWQAAPHGETKIVRVTSGAIFDVAVDLRIDSPTFRLWFGVELTSSNRKSLCIGPGFAHGFITLAPDTEVLYMMDKPQHAGSARGARYNDAAFKIDWPLAPECLSERDANYPDFEVSHGL
- a CDS encoding methyltransferase domain-containing protein, coding for MTGPVTYALALTARSTSWAGRPKSTPGRACGGTSPCGTKGTDAPMSDERSAELSRQKAIPWQRGKFYAAYETLVAEYIVRSALEHAKPPTLLDLACGNGMLTGMMAERFPFERIVAVDASEPIIAEARAAYPNFEFVHGMAEDIDEPGAFTTITMLNLLEHVMNPVDLLRSVSRNLADEGVLIVNVPNAMAANRRISKMMGSLTDEHELSPFDLDVAGHRRYYDMDLLKQHVTEAGLDIVTTGGVFYKILSQAQMNWLLEQKQWDEGVFGWGRVGAEKAKDWRKAFCDACYAYGKERPEECNMINIVAKRPAK
- a CDS encoding aminotransferase class I/II-fold pyridoxal phosphate-dependent enzyme — protein: MERIPVAGPWITEREVRYAADAAEHGWYHRAGDYPKRFEQALAQYIGVEHAVSLPHCTAGIHLALVAMKVGPGDEVIVPDATWIASAAPINYVGATPVFVDVDRRTWCMDAAAFENAITPRTKAVIPVNLYGSMPDWPAIRRVADRHKVRIIEDAAEAIGSTLGGRKAGSFGDVGVYSFHGSKTLTTGEGGMLTTNDKALFDRILFLRDHGRPPGDRYFRNTEVAFKYKMSPLQAAVGLAQIERIEELVARKREIFAWYAEYLKDVPGVTLNAEPIGVRNSYWMVTAIVDAKYGLTSRDLMARFDEHQIDTRPFFAPLTSLPAYANHPQVDSAAKRNVVSYDLCPRGLNLPSAMCLTREQVERVCQVLKGILSSVEN
- a CDS encoding glycosyltransferase; translation: MAGRRGRQRRRTMPDAMRPMNDAPFFTIGLPTYNRADFLRECLAHLLQQSFPDFELVIADNCSTDHTPDVVASFSDPRIRYVRHDQNVGGFENFRFLTRRIRGQYFVVNQDDDLLHHDFLRRCHAAVAPHDDIVLYATPLWRGDLVNNMTSVLLMDPVASSTDRILSDEPFILDGRRVAVGMLHSFIFMHPALAFKSSDFLAIGGYSDAAPAVSDLITTARLLLRGRMAYDPRVGAIFRHHGGNFSHNMSVEDRRLRYADRYNPVIAELESAGVDWRTDLAADLARMAQADRMELMRTWLRTGAPKSMIDLLWSALRTECDSSFKLYRMLSRRLGLRRTIRLAIGG